A genomic window from Xyrauchen texanus isolate HMW12.3.18 chromosome 31, RBS_HiC_50CHRs, whole genome shotgun sequence includes:
- the LOC127624617 gene encoding AT-rich interactive domain-containing protein 5B-like, whose amino-acid sequence MEQSAIQWLGAPSCLRGSFAFYKSVSCRQESGAPPQVWKLGEFYFIRCGPQEPVCIAEVTLLWEDQTQRLLLASSRLYFLPEDTPKGRAVEHGEDEVLAVSRKIVVRVEDLVKWTCQGPLQWKRCSQNIHGPHKTDDSQDATYPQGGKTESNDESTALQQKVKVLSYPQYCRFRSLQRRVPVQACCAGLQDPHLLALGGIKMALNNTRVLYCRDTFNHPTLDSNASILTQIGCSSLSLKGRPRKRRGDDSEQQNHNHLSESWMEKMKENVMGSVEMHLDGNWLPHPEEQLFLDQLHLFMERRGSPISKVPNLGFKKIDLFVMYSVVKRLGGYERVTSKRLWKAVYNELGGSPGSTSAATCTRRHYERLMLPYEKHIRGENPEISKAIATPVSPTTIKKTIRGRGLSASPKKNGVTNQASPPDGVVVRKRGRPPGKRNAKVLPKGRVGRPPLYPKPLPETTARPHQELQPLSIFQEIKLNNHPQVNGLSPVSSSPVTHQLVIGRDLKVETVEPQVPSFMSAPVKLMAGGSLDGFSPTKGLCPLDLFRARLGLSGMSNHEVTPQDCSTPHQTIIVHQPKVGTPETHENLQHQCSGCSLDTSSQNGGLAMTRAPLPPLRILPLDIGCSLQLRQLMRTRLGSVHMNSFTKRLSEVLAQDLSKTSQPNGNPLGIPQEQSLPLNLSKRAITKRSAGDIELQNWEVQSMTKNLKAETDVHGISLKWNGTSLLVPMTQDEPADLSSPCRARALYQDRTSVALNLPEATCFSLMPKPEVPSEKPSSMGASPETLPCIYHLKQGEDKPSTIAMTIKKEPVITSLDSDLEPQSNHDLYSQHIPTDDVKVESDTVSSLKVLSSSLLSKPSQSC is encoded by the exons ATGGAGCAGAGTGCGATACAG TGGTTAGGTGCTCCCAGCTGCCTTCGGGGCTCCTTTGCCTTTTACAAGTCGGTGAGTTGCAGGCAGGAGTCGGGGGCTCCTCCTCAGGTCTGGAAGCTCGGAGAGTTCTACTTCATCCGCTGTGGCCCTCAGGAGCCCGTGTGCATAGCAGAGGTCACATTACTGTGGGAAGATCAGACACAGCGCCTCTTGTTGGCCAGTTCTAGACTGTACTTCTTACCTGAAGACACCCCAAAAGGCAGAGCAGTTGAGCACGGAGAG GATGAAGTCCTCGCTGTGTCGAGAAAGATTGTTGTGAGGGTGGAGGATCTGGTAAAGTGGACCTGTCAGGGACCGCTACAGTGGAAGCGCTGCAGTCAAAACATTCATGGGCCTCACAAGACTGATGACTCACAAGATGCTACTTATCCACAGGGAGGGAAAACAGAGAGTAATG ATGAGTCGACTGCATTACAGCAGAAGGTTAAAGTTCTTAGTTACCCTCAGTATTGCCGCTTCCGTTCCCTGCAGAGACGCGTCCCGGTTCAGGCCTGCTGCGCTGGTCTGCAGGACCCTCACCTGCTGGCTCTGGGGGGCATTAAAATGGCCCTCAACAACACTCGGGTTCTCTATTGTCGAGATACCTTCAACCACCCTACTCTAGACAGCAATGCTAGCATACTGACACAGATTG GATGTTCCTCTCTGAGTCTGAAGGGGCGACCTCGTAAAAGAAGAGGGGATGACTCTGAACAACAAAACCATAACCACTTATCGGAGTCATGGATGGAAAAGATGAAG GAAAATGTGATGGGCAGTGTAGAAATGCATTTGGATGGCAACTGGCTCCCACACCCAGAGGAGCAGCTCTTCCTGGATCAGCTACATCTCTTTATGGAGCGCAGGGGTTCCCCCATAAGCAAAGTTCCCAATCTCGGTTTCAAAAAGA TTGACCTGTTCGTCATGTATTCAGTTGTGAAAAGGCTGGGAGGCTATGAGAGG GTTACATCGAAGCGTTTGTGGAAGGCCGTGTACAATGAGCTGGGTGGAAGTCCAGGCAGCACCAGTGCTGCCACCTGCACCAGGAGGCATTATGAAAG GTTGATGCTCCCTTATGAAAAGCACATAAGGGGAGAAAACCCAGAAATTAGCAAGGCCATAGCTACACCAGTTTCACCCACCACCATCAAAAAGACTATACGGGGAAGAGGGTTGTCAGCCAGCCCAAAAAAGAATGGGGTCACTAACCAG GCTTCACCACCAGATGGTGTTGTTGTACGTAAAAGAGGACGGCCACCTGGCAAGCGGAATGCTAAAGTTCTGCCAAAAGGCAGAGTTGGAAGACCACCCTTGTACCCCAAACCTCTCCCTGAGACCACAGCAAGACCCCATCAGGAGCTCCAGCCACTGTCTATTTTCCAGGAAATAAAACTTAATAACCACCCTCAAGTTAACGGTCTATCCCCTGTGTCCTCTTCTCCCGTGACCCACCAACTCGTAATTGGACGAGATTTGAAGGTGGAGACTGTAGAACCTCAAGTACCCTCATTTATGTCTGCTCCGGTCAAGCTGATGGCAGGGGGTTCCCTGGATGGATTCAGTCCCACCAAAGGACTGTGTCCGTTGGACCTCTTCCGAGCCCGCCTGGGCCTCAGTGGAATGAGCAATCATGAGGTAACTCCTCAAGATTGTTCCACACCCCACCAGACAATTATAGTCCATCAGCCTAAAGTCGGCACGCCTGAGACCCATGAGAACCTTCAGCACCAGTGTTCAGGGTGTAGCTTGGATACCTCATCCCAGAATGGAGGTCTCGCAATGACCAGAGCTCCCTTGCCACCTCTCAGGATCCTCCCACTCGACATTGGCTGCAGTCTGCAGTTGCGTCAACTGATGCGCACACGCCTTGGGTCAGTACACATGAACTCCTTCACTAAGCGACTCTCTGAGGTTCTGGCTCAGGATCTTAGCAAGACCTCTCAACCTAATGGAAACCCCCTTGGGATTCCTCAAGAGCAATCACTCCCGCTCAACCTGAGCAAAAGAGCCATCACCAAGAGGTCTGCTGGTGACATAGAGCTGCAAAACTGGGAAGTGCAGTCTATGACCAAGAATCTAAAGGCAGAAACTGATGTTCATGGTATATCGCTAAAGTGGAATGGCACGTCCTTGCTGGTTCCAATGACCCAAGATGAGCCAGCTGACCTTAGTTCTCCCTGCAGGGCCAGAGCTCTGTATCAAGACAGGACAAGTGTGGCTCTGAATCTCCCCGAAGCCACTTGTTTCTCTTTAATGCCCAAACCGGAAGTCCCCTCTGAAAAGCCTTCCAGTATGGGTGCTTCTCCAGAAACCCTACCTTGCATTTATCATCTGAAACAAGGCGAAGACAAGCCGAGTACAATCGCAATGACAATTAAGAAAGAACCAGTGATTACATCTTTGGATTCAGATCTAGAACCTCAATCAAACCATGACCTCTATTCTCAACATATACCTACTGATGATGTCAAAGTTGAGTCGGACACAGTTTCCTCTCTCAAAGTACTCTCTAGTTCACTCCTTTCAAAGCCATCACAAAGTTGTTAG